A stretch of Cicer arietinum cultivar CDC Frontier isolate Library 1 chromosome 5, Cicar.CDCFrontier_v2.0, whole genome shotgun sequence DNA encodes these proteins:
- the LOC101498949 gene encoding uncharacterized protein, with the protein MCPLRLILVFLSATLAGFFVLRNFRSQPKIDDEDDADTTLPSDPKISDSSNENSKVRVALESGFWTFVDMASGRYLWRHVVSSSSKRSS; encoded by the exons ATGTGTCCTCTAAGGCTCATTCTCGTATTCTTGTCCGCAACTCTCGCCGGTTTCTTCGTCCTCAGAAATTTCAGATCTCAGCCTAAGATCGACGATGAGGACGACGCTGATACTACCCTTCCTTCGGACCCTAAAATCTCAGATTCTTCAAATGAAAATTCCAAG GTTAGGGTTGCGTTAGAATCTGGGTTTTGGACCTTTGTGGATATGGCTAGTGGGCGTTATCTTTGGAGGCATGTGGTCTCATCATCTTCAAAGCGCTCTAGCTGA
- the LOC101499274 gene encoding uncharacterized protein: MSTEEILRKKLRRTPSAAVRISRDSFKTRRDENRSNKDGFFDRDNGYKGKLNKNVNFKGKQYGEERSGEKFYERGEFRTSRNDENFDRENGYKGKLKKNVNFGRSRQRFYENGKSRASWDSFRTRNDETSDRENGYKGKLKKNVNFERSGEKFTESGKLRNLDSFGRKKRVYAKEGMDESVELWGGVETSKKKTLFKKREKKVRDKNGEGKTKERTMWVRDKSKNVGSKDKISNHSLKDKKESDVLVTAKHKIKAMESGIDDGLKKIRDKKYDFGKEKSQEVDSPSFVKKQIRDKAGLDDDAERQDGRRWKKKKRVMKIDPYDISNKRLDDAIGIEGSTEEPKKKDSLEELEISNRAQFRAIVPSPSILTFVEKNLLGRRRMIDIKRAGYNIELPAPLDNIPFSKSSERENVEENIFRNRMEFFAAAKVSSSFPPPNLPEIAFAGKSNVGKSSLLNALTRQWGVVRTSPKPGHTQTINFFNLGTKLCLVDLPGYGFAYAKEEVKEAWDDLVKEYVSTRVGLKRVCLLIDSKWGLKPRDHELITLMERSKTNYQIVLTKTDTVFPIDVARRAMQIEEILLPNKSVVHPLMMASSKSGAGIRSLRTVLANVARFVKI; the protein is encoded by the exons ATGTCCACTGAAGAAATTTTGAGGAAGAAGCTTAGAAGGACACCTAGTGCTGCTGTAAGAATTTCTAGGGACTCATTCAAAACTAGAAGGGATGAAAATCGTTCTAACAAAGATGGGTTTTTTGATAGAGATAATGGGTATAAGGGGAAGTTGAATAAAAATGTAAACTTTAAAGGAAAGCAATATGGTGAAGAAAGGAGTGGTGAGAAGTTTTATGAGAGAGGGGAGTTTAGAACTTCTAGGAatgatgaaaattttgatagaGAAAATGGGTATAAGGGGAAGCTGAAGAAAAATGTGAACTTTGGAAGGAGTAGACAGAGGTTTTATGAGAATGGAAAGTCGAGAGCTTCTTGGGATTCGTTTAGAACTAGAAATGATGAAACTTCTGATAGAGAAAATGGGTATAAGGGGAAGTTGAAGAAAAATGTGAACTTTGAAAGGAGTGGAGAGAAGTTTACTGAGAGTGGAAAGTTGAGAAATTTGGATTCTTTTGGGAGGAAGAAGAGAGTATATGCTAAAGAAGGAATGGATGAAAGTGTCGAGTTATGGGGTGGTGTGGAAACATCCAAGAAGAAAACTTTGTTTAAGAAAAGGGAGAAGAAGGTGAGAGATAAAAATGGGGAAGGGAAAACCAAGGAACGAACGATGTGGGTTCGCGATAAATCAAAGAATGTGGGTTCCAAAGATAAGATTTCTAATCATAGTTTGAAGGACAAGAAAGAAAGTGACGTGTTAGTTACTGCTAAACATAAGATTAAGGCAATGGAGAGTGGGATAGATGACGGGTTGAAGAAGATTAGAGATAAGAAATATGATTTTGGCAAAGAGAAAAGCCAAGAAGTGGATTCTCCAAGTTTTGTTAAGAAACAAATCAGAGATAAAGCAGGGTTGGACGATGATGCTGAGAGACAAGATGGTCGCCggtggaagaagaagaaaagggtGATGAAGATTGATCCATATGATATCTCAAACAAAAGACTAGATGATGCAATTGGTATTGAAG GAAGTACAGAAGAACCAAAGAAAAAGGATTCTTTGGAAGAGCTCGAAATATCCAACAGGGCCCAATTCCGTGCAATAGTGCCTAGCCCTTCGATACTCACCTTTGtggaaaaaaat CTTTTGGGCCGGAGGCGTATGATTGACATAAAAAGGGCAGGCTACAATATTGAACTTCCTGCACCATTAGATAATATTCCCTTTTCTAAAAGTTCAGAAAGAGAGAATGTTGAAGAAAAC ATTTTTAGGAACAGAATGGAATTTTTCGCTGCTGCAAAGGTCTCGTCGTCATTTCCACCTCCTAATCTTCCAGAGATTGCATTTGCTG GAAAGTCAAATGTCGGTAAATCATCTCTACTTAATGCACTCACTAGACAATGGGGGGTTGTACGGACATCACCGAAGCCTGGTCATACGCAG ACAATTAACTTCTTCAACTTGGGAACAAAGCTTTGCTTGGTTGATTTGCCGGGATATGGATTTGCGTATGCGAAAGAAGAAGTGAAAGAAGCTTGGGATGACCTT GTAAAGGAGTATGTTTCAACAAGAGTTGGTCTGAAACGAGTATGCCTTCTGATTGATTCAAAATGGGGCTTGAAACCAAGAGATCATGAACTGATTACATTAATGGAAAG ATCAAAAACTAATTACCAGATAGTATTAACTAAGACAGATACAGTTTTCCCAATTGATGTGGCGCGACGTGCCATGCAAATCGAAGAG ATTCTCTTGCCGAACAAGTCTGTAGTTCATCCTCTG ATGATGGCTAGCTCAAAATCTGGAGCAGGCATCAGAAGCTTGAGAACTGTTCTTGCCAACGTAGCTCGATTtgtcaaaatataa
- the LOC101499591 gene encoding CBL-interacting serine/threonine-protein kinase 11-like, with the protein MPEIEQATAAEVTALFGKYELGRVVGCGAFAKVYYARNTQTGQSVAVKIINKKKLSGTGLAGNVKREISIMSRLHHPHIVCLHEVLATKTKIYFIMDFVRGGELFAKIAKGRFSEDLSRKYFHQLISAVGYCHSRGVFHRDLKPENLLLDENGNLKVSDFGLSAVRDQIRPDGLLHTLCGTPAYVAPEILGKRGYDGAKVDVWSCGVVLFVLAAGYLPFNDQNLMVMYRKIYKGEFRCPRWMSPDLRRFLSKLLDTNPETRITVDGMTRDPWFKKGYKEIKFHEEDYGSGSGSGVGFGCKGDGSEVLDLNAFDIISYSSGLDLSGLFGEFDGVERFVLRESPERILEVAEEVGTAEGMALRWKKECGVELEGLNGNFGIEIEVYRLTAEMAMVEVRRRGSDVAAFSNLWDEKLKPQLLLGVATTSHEHEHQPQLPVAGD; encoded by the coding sequence ATGCCGGAGATCGAACAAGCGACGGCGGCGGAAGTAACAGCCTTATTCGGAAAATATGAATTGGGAAGAGTCGTTGGTTGCGGCGCGTTCGCGAAAGTGTACTACGCGCGCAACACACAAACAGGACAAAGCGTAGCGGTgaaaataatcaacaaaaagaaactCTCCGGAACAGGTCTCGCCGGAAACGTGAAACGCGAAATCTCAATTATGAGTCGTCTTCACCACCCTCATATCGTGTGTCTCCACGAAGTTCTCGCTACCAAGACgaaaatctattttataatgGATTTCGTTCGTGGTGGAGAACTCTTCGCTAAGATCGCAAAGGGTCGGTTCAGCGAAGATCTCAGCCGtaaatattttcatcaattaatcTCAGCCGTTGGATATTGTCACTCGCGTGGCGTTTTTCATCGTGATCTTAAACCGGAGAATCTTTTGTTGGATGAAAATGGAAATTTAAAAGTTTCGGATTTCGGTTTAAGTGCGGTTAGAGATCAGATCCGACCCGATGGGTTGCTTCATACACTTTGTGGGACCCCTGCTTACGTGGCACCGGAGATTCTAGGTAAGCGAGGCTACGATGGAGCTAAGGTTGATGTTTGGTCATGCGGCGTCGTTTTGTTTGTTCTTGCGGCTGGTTACCTTCCATTCAACGACCAGAATTTAATGGTTATGTATCGGAAAATCTACAAAGGGGAATTCCGGTGTCCACGTTGGATGTCACCGGATCTCCGGCGATTTTTGTCGAAGTTACTTGATACAAACCCGGAAACCCGAATCACTGTCGATGGAATGACCCGAGATCCGTGGTTTAAGAAAGGGTACAAGGAGATAAAGTTTCATGAAGAAGATTATGGATCCGGGTCAGGGAGCGGGGTTGGATTCGGGTGTAAGGGTGATGGGTCGGAGGTGTTGGATTTGAACGCGTTTGATATTATATCTTATTCCTCGGGTTTGGATTTATCCGGGTTATTCGGGGAATTTGATGGGGTGGAGCGATTTGTTTTAAGGGAGTCGCCGGAGAGGATATTAGAGGTGGCGGAGGAAGTGGGAACGGCGGAGGGAATGGCGTTAAGGTGGAAGAAGGAATGTGGGGTGGAGTTGGAAGGTTTAAATGGTAATTTTGGAATTGAGATTGAGGTTTACCGGTTAACGGCTGAGATGGCGATGGTTGAAGTTAGGAGAAGAGGAAGCGATGTTGCGGCGTTTAGTAATTTGTGGGATGAGAAGCTTAAGCCTCAGTTGTTGTTAGGTGTTGCAACCACTTCGCATGAACATGAACATCAACCGCAGTTGCCGGTTGCCGGTGATTGA
- the LOC101499895 gene encoding uncharacterized protein has translation MRTRASISCLLRIQHRNYFLSYSHSSSTTNSNAVNNNPINRTHLLNSIKTLPDVNAAVTFFHQMLTMNPFPNVKDFNFLFTFITKKTKHYTTAISLIKHAHSLGVKPDTYTLNIVINCLCHLGHTPFAFSVLGIMFKTGLRPTMVTLNTIVNGLCVEGKVAQALNLSRYMENAGYVPNDYTFGALVNGLCKINDTVSAVVYLRNMMERNYEPNVVVYNAIIDGFCKLGFVSEAMNLFKEMNEKGIYPSLVTYNCLIQGFCNVGKLKSAYFLLNEMMEKGIMPDVQTFTILVDGFCKEGLILEARSVICYMVQMGEELNVVTYNSLIGGYCLMNQMDEAMKVFELMGLRKCLPSVVTYNSLIHGWCKVKDVDKAMCLLYEMVNEGLCPDVVTWTTLVGGFCEVGKPLAAKELFFTMKEYGQVPNLLSCGVVLDGLFRCHFRFEAVSLFRALEESDLELDIVIYNVMIDGLCKDGKLRDARKVLARLLVKGLRFDSYTYNIMIGGLCRKGLLDDAEYLLMKMEENGCPPNTCSYNVFVQGLLRNHDVLRSRKYLQIMKCKGFAVDATTTELLIGFYSDDKESNAFQDLLKN, from the coding sequence ATGCGAACAAGAGCTTCAATATCTTGTTTGCTTCGTATTCAACACCGTAACTACTTTCTTTCTTACTCCCACTCCTCTTCAACAACAAACTCTAATGCCGTTAACAACAACCCTATTAACAGAACCCACCTCCTAAACTCCATCAAAACCCTCCCAGACGTTAACGCCGCCGTCACATTCTTCCACCAAATGCTCACAATGAACCCTTTCCCTAACGTTAAAGACTTCAATTTCTTATTCACATTCATAACAAAAAAAACCAAACACTACACAACCGCAATTTCCTTAATCAAACACGCGCATTCGCTTGGTGTTAAACCCGACACATACACACTCAACATCGTAATCAACTGTCTCTGCCATTTGGGCCACACACCCTTCGCTTTCTCCGTTTTGGGCATAATGTTTAAAACAGGCCTAAGGCCCACAATGGTAACTCTCAACACCATCGTTAATGGGCTTTGTGTTGAAGGTAAAGTGGCCCAAGCTTTGAATTTAAGCCGTTACATGGAAAACGCGGGTTATGTACCAAACGATTATACGTTTGGAGCGTTAGTTAATGGTTTGTGTAAAATTAACGACACAGTTAGTGCCGTCGTTTATCTTAGAAACATGATGGAGAGAAACTACGAACCAAACGTTGTCGTTTACAATGCAATTATTGATGGATTTTGCAAATTAGGGTTTGTTTCAGAGGCTATGAATTTGTTTAAAGAAATGAATGAAAAAGGTATTTACCCTAGTTTGGTTACTTACAATTGTTTAATTCAAGGGTTTTGTAATGTTGGTAAATTGAAAAGTGCTTATTTTTTGTTGAATGAGATGATGGAAAAGGGGATAATGCCAGATGTTCAAACTTTTACTATTTTGGTGGATGGTTTTTGTAAAGAAGGGTTGATTTTGGAGGCTAGAAGTGTAATTTGTTACATGGTGCAAATGGGTGAGGAGCTTAATGTTGTGACTTATAATTCCTTGATTGGTGGTTATTGTTTGATGAATCAAATGGATGAAGCTATGAAGGTTTTTGAATTGATGGGTTTAAGGAAGTGTTTACCTAGTGTTGTGACTTATAATTCATTGATTCATGGTTGGTGTAAGGTTAAAGATGTTGATAAAGCTATGTGTTTGTTGTATGAAATGGTTAATGAAGGTTTGTGTCCTGATGTTGTGACATGGACAACACTTGTTGGTGGGTTTTGTGAAGTTGGTAAGCCTTTGGCTGCTAAGGAATTGTTCTTTACAATGAAGGAGTATGGTCAGGTTCCTAATCTTTTGAGTTGTGGTGTTGTGTTGGATGGTTTGTTTAGATGTCATTTTCGTTTTGAGGCGGTGTCATTGTTTAGGGCTTTGGAGGAGAGTGATTTAGAACTTGATATTGTTATTTAcaatgttatgattgatggtTTGTGTAAAGATGGAAAGTTGAGGGATGCAAGGAAGGTTCTTGCGCGATTGCTTGTTAAAGGGTTGCGATTTGATTCATATACTTATAATATAATGATTGGAGGTTTGTGTAGAAAAGGACTTTTGGATGATGCTGAATACTTGCTTATGAAAATGGAAGAGAATGGATGTCCACCTAATACATGTTCTTATAATGTCTTTGTACAGGGATTGTTGCGAAATCATGATGTTTTAAGGTCAAGAAAATACCTTCAGATAATGAAATGCAAAGGGTTTGCAGTGGATGCTACTACCACAGAGTTGCTTATAGGCTTTTACTCTGATGATAAAGAAAGTAATGCATTTCAAGACTTGCTGAAGAACTGA
- the LOC105852164 gene encoding probable serine/threonine-protein kinase WNK4: MYYSNNRKGKKEDGRKEHSYMETDPTGRYGRVGDILGKGAMKTVYKAIDEVLGIEVAWNQVKLNEALRTPEDLERLYLEVHLLSTLKHQSIMQFYTSWIDVDNRTFNFITEMFTSGTLREYRKTYKYVGMQAIKSWARQILQGLVYLHEHDPPVIHRDLKCDNIFVNGHLGQVKIGDLGLAAILRGSQPAHSVIGTPEFMAPELYEEEYNELVDVYSFGMCVLEIITSDYPYSECTNPAQIYKKVTSGKLPAAFFRIEDAEAQKFIGKCLVNAAKRPSAKELLKDPFLVCDDASSITKIVMQDPFLNYTEMDKLQLKSDSPRTSMSITGKLNPEDDSIFLKVQISDKDGYARNVYFPFDIFNDTPIDVAMEMVKELDITDWEPSEIANMIEGEISVLLPDRRNSNHPHTCHSFSYHDDENDEGPHQYHHSVSSCSSSQESLSSAVNRADDVSNGYRLLHDDMCDDASSRCSSHGTYSDLNFCSVDDQDHNVASTRKDKHPIMNHKFTMFSHGEDQITLNQCKVLAGPQAPSTSESKKMTDNRILTRNKSLIDMRSQLLHRSLVEEVNKRRLFKTVGAVESIGFQTPYEITSKKSQPVCGNLDVSSSGKVEKKT, from the exons atgtattattCTAATAATAGAAAGGGCAAAAAAGAGGATGGTAGAAAGGAGCATAGTTACATGGAAACTGATCCAACTGGTCGATATGGTCGG GTTGGAGATATTCTTGGAAAAGGGGCAATGAAAACAGTGTATAAAGCAATTGATGAGGTCCTTGGAATAGAGGTAGCGTGGAACCAAGTCAAACTCAATGAGGCACTTCGTACACCAGAGGATTTGGAGAGACTTTATTTAGAGGTTCATCTTCTCAGTACCCTCAAACACCAATCCATCATGCAATTCTATACCTCTTGGATTGATGTTGACAACAGGACCTTCAACTTCATTACAGAAATGTTCACTTCTGGGACACTCAGAGA ATACAGGAAGACATATAAGTATGTAGGCATGCAAGCAATAAAGAGTTGGGCTCGCCAAATCTTACAGGGTCTTGTTTATCTGCATGAACATGATCCTCCAGTAATTCATAGGGACCTCAAATGTGACAACATATTTGTCAATGGACATCTTGGACAAGTGAAAATTGGTGACCTTGGTCTAGCGGCAATTCTACGTGGTTCACAGCCAGCTCACAGCGTTATCG GAACCCCAGAGTTCATGGCACCGGAATTGTATGAAGAAGAATACAATGAACTTGTTGATGTGTACTCATTTGGCATGTGTGTTTTGGAAATTATTACATCTGATTATCCATATAGTGAGTGTACTAATCCGGCGCAGATATACAAGAAAGTGACATCG GGTAAGCTACCGGCAGCATTTTTCCGGATTGAAGATGCAGAAGCACAAAAGTTTATTGGAAAATGCCTAGTGAATGCAGCAAAGAGACCATCGGCAAAGGAACTGTTGAAGGATCCATTTCTTGTGTGCGATGATGCATCATCGATAACAAAGATTGTGATGCAGGATCCATTTTTAAATTACACTGAGATGGATAAACTTCAATTGAAGAGTGATTCACCTAGGACTTCAATGTCAATAACCGGGAAGCTGAATCCTGAAGATGATTCTATCTTTCTCAAAGTGCAAATTTCTGATAAGGATG GTTATGCTAGGAATGTATATTTTCCCTTTGACATTTTCAATGACACTCCAATTGATGTTGCAATGGAGATGGTGAAAGAGTTGGACATCACAGATTGGGAGCCTTCTGAAATTGCTAATATGATTGAAGGAGAGATATCCGTCCTGCTGCCCGATAGAAGAAATAGCAACCATCCACACACCTGTCATTCATTCAGTTATCATGATGATGAGAATGATGAAGGTCCTCATCAATATCATCACTCTGTCTCTTCTTGTTCATCGTCGCAAGAATCATTATCTAGTGCAGTCAATAGAGCTGATGACGTATCAAATGGATATCGTTTGCTCCATG ACGATATGTGTGATGATGCCAGTTCACGATGCTCTTCACACGGGACATACTCCGACTTGAATTTTTGCTCTGTGGACGACCAGGATCACAATGTGGCTTCAACAAGAAAAGATAAACATCCCATCATGAATCACAAGTTTACAATGTTTTCACATGGTGAAGACCAAATCACTTTGAATCAGTGCAAAGTTTTAGCTGGACCACAAGCACCTTCTACAAGTGAAAGTAAGAAGATGACAGACAATCGTATATTAACGAGGAACAAGTCACTAATTGATATGAGGAGCCAATTACTACACCGATCTCTGGTCGAGGAGGTAAACAAAAGACGGTTATTCAAGACAGTTGGAGCTGTGGAAAGTATTGGATTTCAAACTCCTTATGAGATTACAAGCAAAAAGTCACAGCCTGTATGTGGTAATTTAGATGTCAGCTCTTCAGGAAAGGTAGAGAAGAAAACTTGA